TTGATGCCATTGTAAACATGCCTGAACAGCGAAATATCCATGAATTGAAGAGCCTTCAAGGAAAGTTGGCTTACATCCGGaggtttatctctaatttggccGGACGATACCAACCTTTCAGTCCACTGATGAAAAAAGGAGCACCCTTTGAGTAGGATGAAACTTGTAGAAATGCTTTTACAAGTATTAAAACGTACCTTATGAATCCCCCTGTGTTAGTTGCGCCAATTCCAGAAAAACCATTGATCCTTTATATTTTCGCTCAAGAACGGTCGATTGGAGCCTTACTTGCTTAGGAAAATGATGAAGGTAAGGAAAATGAGCTGTATTACTTGAGTCAGATGATGACATCTAATGAGTTGAATTACTCACCCATCGAGAAGTAGTGTTTGGCATTTATATTTGCCATTCAAAAGTTGAAACATTATTTTCAAGCACACACTGTCCGACTCATATTCAAGTCTAATCCCATTAAGTATGTCATGACAAAACCTGTACTGTCTGACCGGCTTGCGAGATGGTACCTTCAGTTTCaacaatttgaaattatttatgtacCAGCAAAGGCTGTCAAAGGACAAATATTGGCAAACTTTCTAACCGATCATCCCATGTCTGCCGAGTGGGAGTTGACTGATGAACTCCCTGATGAAGAAGTGTTTATGATCGAATCTCCATGGTCGATGTATTTCTATGGAGCTGCTCACCGTGATGAAGCTGATGCGGGAGTTGTCTTTTATACTCTTGAAGTAGATATATTGTCGTACTCTTTCACTTTAACACGTCGGTATTCAAATAATATGGCCGAGTATAAGGCGTTAATTCTCGGTCTTGAAACGACTGTAAACATGAAGCAGTTGCATCTTAGAGTCTATGGTGATTCAAAATTAGTGGTAAATCAACTTCTTGGTATTTATGATATCAAGAAAGCTGAATTGATCCCATATTATAAGTATGCAAGGCAACTCATGGGATATTTAGACAATATCACTATAGAACATATCTCTAGAAAATTCAACCAACAAGCTGACTCTTTGGCAAGATTGGCGTCCATGATCACTCTACCTTctcatcaaaatcaaatttcGATATGTCAAAATTAGGTCATATCTCCGATGTTCGATGAAGAAGATAATGGTGGAGAAGAAAATGTTTATCATATCTTTGTCCATGAGATTGAAAAAGAGGATTGGCGTCACCTCATCATTGATTATCTTAATCATGAAAAGTTATAAAAAGAGCCCAAAAAAAGGGTAGATATACGTCGTCGAGCGCCACGTTTCATTTATTACAAAGGGATGCTTTATCGAAAATTATTTGATAGGGTGTTTCTACGATGTCTTGGAGAAGATGAAGCCATGCAAGCAATGGAAGAGGCTCACTCTAGGATATGTGGTGCTCATCAATCTGGCCCGAAATTACACTTTCACATTAAGAGAATGGGATACTACTGGCCAACGATGGTGAAGGACTGCATCGATTTTGTTAGAAGATGTCAAACTTGTCAATTTCATGGCAATTTCATCCatcaacctcctgaaccattgCACCCAACTGTGGCTTCTTGGCTGTTCGATGCTTGAGATTTGGATATAGTTGAACCGCTCCCAAAATCTTCTGGCAGacacatttttattttggcaGCAACAGATTACATTTCAAAGTGGGTTGAAGTAGTTCCTCTAAGAGAGGTCAAAAGGGAAAATATAGTAGATTTCATTCGTTTGCAGATCATTTATCGGTATGGAGTCCTATGTTATATCATCACCGATAATAGTAAATTTTTTGCAATATAACAATGAATAAACTTTgtgaaaagtttcatttcaaacaatatAATTCTTCCATGTCCTATGCTGCTGCAAATGGACTCGCTGAAGCATTCGACAAGACATTATGTAATGTTAAAAAAAATCGTGGATAAATCGAAAAGGGATTGGCATCTTCGAATTGAAGAAGCACTTTGGGCATACAGAACTACTTTTCGAACTCCCACGCAACCAACCCCATACGCGTTTATTTACGGTGTTAAAGCTATTCTTCCACTTGAGTGTCAAATACCTTCGCTAAGAATTATGATTCAAGAAAGGCTCAGTGAAAAAGATAATGTTCGTTTTCACCTTGAGGAGTTAGAAGCACTCGATGGAAAGAGATTGGAAATTCAACAACAAATTGAGTGCTGTCAAGCCTGCCTTTCAAAAACATTCAATAAGCATGTCCGGCCACGCTCTTTCCAAATTGGAGAGTTAGTACTCGCTATTCTAAAACCGATCATCCTCACTCATGGTGGATAAAGGAAGTTTACTCCTAAATAGGATGGTCCATATGTTGTCCGAGAAGTGTATACAAATGGTTCATATAAATTGGTTGTTGAGAATGAATTAAAGGTTGATCCCATCAACGGCAAATACCTAAAAGGTATTATGTGTAACCGGAACCGCATGTGCTTCTGGCTCGCATAAGCTAAAATTGTGGATGGcaaccaccaatagtgtagtatgtggttaaactattgaaacactccaccaagtcTAAGGTGGTAAATAAATAGACACTCCTGCCCCGCATGAGGTTAAAATGTGAACGGCAAAAACTACGTGTGATTCCTTTTTTGGGATACGGCAGTTTGGATGGtaacttctaagttcagttacaccaCTCCAAAccaaatcctttttttttaaaaaaaaaaatcatctttttcttaaaaaaaaatgctacatTTGAATTCTTGTATCTTAAAAAAATCGAAGATAAGGAATGAAAAGCATTTTACCATTTATGGAGATTTCATTACATGAAGaaagaaatgataaaagaaatttcaggaaaagaaagatatgatgaaaagtttaaatGTCAAATTTGTAATCCACTACAACTATTTTACATGATTCGAGTGCGGATTTCATATCTTCAAGTTCCTTTGTTGCGTCATTAGTTAGGACATCAGCATTCTCAATAGAAGAGAGCTCATCATATGCTTGGGTTATCTCAATCTGGATCTCTTTGAAAGTTTCATTCTTTTGATCAATAGTTAAGCTAATTTTCATGCCTTGTTTCTCCAAATCGATAAGTTCTTGTTGCATAACTTGTTTCCTGTTTTCGATGCATTGCAGCTTTTCTTCAAGATTTTGCAAATAACAAGttagttctttttcttttgcatggGCTCTCCCGAATTGGGTTGTCACTTTGAAAAGGAGTTCTACATGTGTTTCTTTACTCATCTTTTTTCACGATAAAGATGCCAAAATATCATATGCCTCTGCCTTGGCAAATAATTCTATCAAGTAGTCTTTTAAAGGGAGCCCATTGGTAGGATCCGTCCTTTTGATTTCTGCAATAATTTCCTATGCACACTCTTTTAAAGAAAAGATTTGCTCAATAGGAGTATCAAAATCTGTCCATGGAAATCCATCCACAAACTCTGCATGTACTTCCTTCGATGGGGCTGGATCAATTTTTACCCATGAAATTCTGAAACTAATGTTGCCTTAGGTCTTTTTCGGATCTCGTGCGAACTAGTCAGCTCCTTCTTATGCATTGATGAGGTACCTCCACTGGAGGCAAATTATTTTGGAATGCTAATGATGACTTCGTCACTTTTCTTGGTTAAAATTGTATCATCAACTTCAAGTTCAAGCGGTGAATTGTTACCAACGTTTTCTTGGTGGAATTCACGAAATGGGGgttgaaaagaaaagacaaaaaggtaacaaaaaaaagaaaaaaaaggaaaaaaaaagggaaaaaagagaggaaaaaaagaaaggaaagaagaatGGAGAGATAATTACCTTAAGTGGCGACACTCTAATAAGTGATGGGGTGAAGGAAACCTCTTCCAAATCAGAAGATGTCCTCTTCTTTGATCGGTTCGAATGACGGTCTTGACTGCTACTACCGCTCGCCAACGGACGGGTTCCTCCTTAGGTAGATCCGATGCCTTGAACTTGAGTCCCTTCCTTTTCAATAGCCTCGATGGAATCGTGATCGTCCACCGTTTCAATTTTGACATCTTCTCCCATGTGAGTCACGGttaaagattttgaaacttTGGACGGCGTCTTTTTTATTAGAATTGCTGATTGTGCCTCTTTGATGGCCTGTCGAGAGTTTTTCGAAAACTTATTTTTTGTGACAATATTTTTCGAGGGACCGTTAATAATTTTGTTCTTCTGTAAGGTGGATGTAGTAAGACCCGCTCCAATCTGTATAACTCCATTATGATGTACTGACTCATTGACAGAGGTAACCTTACCCTTTTCGATGATTGTTGAGGGATTTTAACGGTGAATTTAAAGGAAATTAAAGAGACACTATTTGACCGAATTGACTACCAGGCATCATAATTTTTTGTGATGAATGGATGCTTCCTATGTATAGGTATAGTCATCCGAGATCGTGTCTGCGTGCGAATTGAGGAATTCCATAGTTGAATAGCCTCACccaaagtataagtgtgagtgatCTCTTTCAAGTTGTTTGGAATATCCTGACAGAAGTCGAATTGTCTGCTAAACCTATaaggattatatttttcaataataaAAGTATTGTCCTTACGTAGAGTTAAGTGGCAAGAGCGTTGACTAGTAAAGTAGCTCGTGGGTCTTGATGATAAGGATCCATCATCGATCAacaatttttcttcattctcagtcCAACACAGTTTGGGAAGCATTAAAGGATTCACTTCTTTGAAGATTTCCTCATCTTCTGATTTATCATAAGATATTGCAATTTTCTCACCACTAAATCTCGTCATGCGCGCGTGGTGGCTGCTCATTTGGTTATTCTCATAATACACGTCAAATTATTGGCAGATCCAAGCATAGACATAATGGATTGAAAAAGTTACCCTATATTCTCCAAGGTTAGAGGCGTAGACGATCTCCCTCAACCCATGATATATGCTCGCAAGAATGGGAATTGCAaggcaaaatttttttcctgtGGCCATTGAGCATGCAACCTTGAAAACACTTGGGCAAATGCGATTGATctttttgcttggcaaaagAAACTTGCAAATCCAACACGCTATAAATGCTGCAATATAGGTTTCCTTTCTTAAAAATCCTGGGATATCCAATGCGTCAAAAGGGACGTTGAAATCCTTTGTATCAGCAAGGTCATGAGACTCTACGCTTCTAGAAGGATTGtaggtcatttttggtttagatgTGGCCTTTCTTCTATTCGCCCTGCTCGGAGGGGCCCTATACCTAATCTCTCTTTTGAACTAGAAACGGATCCAATCCTTTATCCACACTCCTTGGTCATTCGTCCAAATATGGTAGTAAACCGAAAAGAGATGCCTACAACTCTCAGGAAGAAGTGGTTTCCCTTCTTTATCACGAGTGAGAAGTTCATGCGTTGAAAGAACAACTTTGTCAAAGAACGAGCCCTCGATCGAAAGGCCACCAAGTCGATAAAAGTCCCAAAGTGTAATGGATAACTCCCCAACGGGTGTGTGGAGTGTATTTGTCGagggacaccaatatttgaagaaaacTCGCAAGATATTTTCGCAGCAGTCGTAGGAGAATCTTGACGCGTAGATGGTTTCAAATATACCAGCACGTGTGAGCACTTCTTTATATCTTCCAAGGATGTCCACGACCCACTCCCAATAATAAGAGGTGAAGCACGCCTCGCCAAAGAAAGACGAAAGAATCTTCCATGTAGTTTTGTTAATATTAAATCCCACGAATGGAAGCGTAAATTTAGCTATTTTCGGATCTCCATTATGAAGTGACGAATTTAATAGGAGCACTTTTTCTTCCCTCGATGAAATGGAGAAAGTCGATGGTGCTACAACTTCTTTAGTACACTTGCTAATCCAATCTTCAAGATGAAAGCATCCTTCAAGGGGGTATAAAAAACTCGGCGAAGGTGCCAATTGCCGGCTTTTTAATGTATAATGACAAACTCTTCGATTGAGGTCCTCCCCGTTCATCTGTCAATGAAATATGTGACAATGGTGTGGCGTAGTTCTTAATTTGCATgcttgctgaaattttgtaaacGAAAATATTAGATGACGAAGGGAAACTCTtacaaaattttggtaattaaattacctaattGGTTGCCTTTTTCTCAAGTCCCCGAAATTGTTTTAAACCCCTCTTCAAGCACGGTTTTGGTTATCTACGAAAAAGCAAGTTGACAAAGTTTAGAACGAAATCATGTATGATAGCGATATTTGGGACGCAAAAGACTGGTACGAAAATTGAGATTAAATTTTCAGCCATGAGAAATAGTTCAAATATCATGTTTGGCGTTATCTTAGTAGATAAATGAAAAGGCCAAGTTGTCTTGTAACATATTGGAGATACAAGTCTAAAACACATGTTGAGTAGACAAACAAATTCCAAGTGTTGATCATATTCAAAGCATCTAATGATGAAACATGTAAGAACCTAGACCAAAACTCCTTGTAACAATTAAATGTTGcgagtaaaaaaaaaacctcaaagTACCTGGCAAGCGAAAAGAAAGTACTTATTGGAGTACAACCAGCGGATGATGATTGTCCCTTGCGGCAGCAGCCGCTTGATGATACAGCTGAAGAAAGAAATAAACTCATTCAAGAGTTGTGGCCTAGACATGGCTATTTATACGGAAAAGTTTAATGAGCATCCGAGCCAGAAAGAAAGTCTTCTTCCATGCGGTTTTGGAAGAAAGTCGATTCCTTTTTTGAATGACTTTGTTGATCCGAAACCGATTTGTCAAAAGGTCCCGTGGACTACGTTAATAATAGCCGGCTAAGTAATTTGCTATGGCAAAGAATTCCAATTTGGCTAGGGATTGAGCAATCATAGCTAATAGGAAAAGACTTGTGGGCCACGAGAGAATCATATTGGAAATTGAAGTCATTGTCCTTGGAATATAGCCACGAGAGAATCGTAGCTACTTCATTAGACTTGTAATATAGTCATGGTATAGATATTGCATGGAAAGGTTTTGGTCTTGGAAATTTAAACCATTGGCCCCACCAAGCTATGCATGCATTTAATGTCCAGCAGTGATGAATTGGGAAGTCCTTTGCATGGCTATTCTATATCCATTCGAAACCCACGGTCAGGTGATTTGTAAAACTTCAAGTTTTAGTCCATTTTCTTTAGGATTCCAACGGCATTCAAatcaaattgaagaaaaatgtcGAAGCTTGTCCATTCAAATCCTACTTCGGTCTTCAGCAATCACAAACAAGTTTCGATGGGGCATTGGTAgataatgaaattttaattaattctaaattaccattggtctataaaaTATTTCTATGGCTTATAACTTAGCTAATTGGATATTGCCACATGTCATGCACACTTGGAAGTTTAGCTATTCGTCAGCCAATTATGTCTCTCCACATGTCAAGATGAGGTGTTGCGGCCAATTAAAATTGCCAGGATATCCCTACCAATTAAATTACGCCACATTACATGTCTTTATGACTTGGCAAATTACGGAtgaatatctaaatatttatttcttattaaagagataatatttagagttgtttaatccaagtatatttcttatatactgcaatagtTTGTCCAATCAAACGTCGCCACGTCATAGGTCCCCACAAGTTTGGCCAATCAAGGGACTACTTATtggtattatctctttattaataaatacaaaataaagagataatatttaagtTGGCACAATTCTAATATGACTACACATCTTACAAGGCAAGTAGAGTGGTATACATGTTTTCAACTTCTATCTCTTGCTACAACTATAAATAGGGGTCTCTCAACCAAATCGAAAAAACACACGAAGCGGCATCTCATACGCTCAAGTATTGAAGCTCCAAACTACAAAAGTTTGGATTTTCAAGCTCTCGAAGTCTCCCATATATCAGGACTTGAGTCTTCAAATATCTTctaaagttcttcaaatcttccatatcaagatttgaaggaattgGTGGTGGATCCAAGACCAAGCTGTGAAACCTTGGATTGGCATTTgaggagaagaatcgaaggaAGCTCTCTACCAGTTCAACAAAATTTCGGAGATTGTACTCACATATTTccttaaatttatatattacgTATTTGTCATGTATtttttcttgtcgttttgcagacttaaaaattttatcgcgtacaaTATCATTCCCCTTCCTCACTCTACATTTCACTGTATCATTCAATGGTAAAATTTTGTGTAAACACTTCCAAATAAAATGCTTCGACTTATGCTTTACAATTAAGCTCCACAAAAATTTCTAAGCACTAGATTTTCAACATTTCTACTACTACTGCCACTATGTTGTTCAGacctctctttccttttctaCATATCTTTTGCCAAAACATAGCCACTTTTGATAGTATATTGGCTAGAACTTGAGCATGCCCACACTAATCTGTCTTTGGCTCCATATTTACTGATTGGAATTTTCGTTATCTTCTTACAATCCTCCTCATTGAAAATGGTTCTTATCAGGTCCTCATTCTACCTACCATTCTTCATCAATTCATGAACATATCTCATTTGACAATTTTGAGGTTTTCTGGTCATGATTCTTCCATTTTCCATATCAAGTATCTAGTTATCCTCCAAATGTCTGTATGTTGCCCATCACCCACAGTCTTTCTTACCCCTCTCTGTAATAGCTCCTTAGAGCTTCAAATACTCCTCCACATCCATGAATCCCCAGTATTACTTTCTATCTTCCAAATTGAAACACCTCTGAAATACTTCCCTCTCAAAATCTTACTTACTAGTAGATTTGGATTCGTTAAAATCCTCCAAAGCTGCTTAGCCAAAATTGCATTATTAAACTCCAGTAAATCTCTAAATCCCAGATTCCTCTGCCCTTAACCTCTGAAAGGACCTTCCAACCaattcaatgaattttttgattttccTCTCTATCCCCCCACCAGAATTTTGCCATTTTTCTACATAAGTCCACACACAATCCTTTTGGCAACTTACAACAACTCATAGCATAAGTAGGCAAGGCTATAACACAACTGATTTTAACAGCACCTCTTTACCTGTATTACTCAACAACTTCTCCTTCCAGCTACTCAACTTTTTAACAACTCTCCCTTTGATGTAAGtaaaaacctatttttttgTCCTTTCAATCACCATAGATAACCCAAGATACCTGCTCTGTTTAACCTCTTTCATACCATCCAACATACCTAAAATCCTCTCATTCTGCTACTCATCAGTATTTTTGCTAAAGAACATAGAAGATTTATCTGCATTAACAATTTGTCCAGAAGCTTCAGCATATTGCTCTAGAATCCTCTTCACATGACTAGCTTCCCTCTTATTTGCTCTGCAAAAAATCAACGTACCATCGGCAAAAAATAAGTGAGATAAAGTTGGGCTATGTTTTGCAATTTTTAACCCTGAGATACATTGATCCTGGATAGCTTATTTCAACAAGCTGGATAATCCCTTAGAAACCAAAAGGAATAGAGAAGAGGACTGAGGGTCCCCTTGTCTAATTCCTCTTGTAGGCCTCGCGCATCCACTCTTTTCACCATTTATGTTAAAAAAGTACACCACCGAAGACATGCACTTCATAATCCACCCCCTCTACTGCTAACAgaaactcattttttccatTACTTTCATAACAAAAGGCCATTCAAGCCTACTATATGCTTTGGACATATCTAACTTCAAGGCCATAAAAGCATTAGACCCACTTCTCCTATCATGCAAATAATGGGTGAACTCATGGGCAATAATGACATTATCAATGATTTGCCTCCCAGGATTAAAAGTAGCCTAATTATGACTAATGTTATGCTTAAGGAAAGGTTTCAATCTATTTACAAGAATCTTGGATATGATCCTATAAGTAACATCACACAAGCTAATTGGTCTGAACTGAGACACTAAGACGGGGGACTCAAGTTTAGGGATTAGAGTGATTATTATTTCATTAATAGCTCTGAGCAGATTCCCTAAATGAAAGAAACCAGAGATGGCATTTCTCAAATCATTCTTAATAACATGCTAGAAATGTTGGAAGAAAACAGGAGTCATACCATCAGGACCTGGGGCCTTGTTTGGATGCAAGGAAAATACAACTTTCTTTACTTCCACCTTTGATATAGGTTTGATCAGCATTGTGTTCATTTGATCTATGATTACCTAAAGGATTCCACGAAGGATTGAGTCAAATAGTTGAGGGCTACTTGATGTAAAAAGTGATTGGAAGTAGTCTATATGTCACCCTCAATCTCTTCCACTGAACTGTACCAAACACCATCCTCCCTCTG
This portion of the Coffea eugenioides isolate CCC68of chromosome 11, Ceug_1.0, whole genome shotgun sequence genome encodes:
- the LOC113751411 gene encoding uncharacterized protein LOC113751411, with product MTKPVLSDRLARWYLQFQQFEIIYVPAKAVKGQILANFLTDHPMSAEWELTDELPDEEVFMIESPWSMYFYGAAHRDEADAGVVFYTLEVDILSYSFTLTRRYSNNMAEYKALILGLETTVNMKQLHLRVYGDSKLVVNQLLGIYDIKKAELIPYYKYARQLMGYLDNITIEHISRKFNQQADSLARLASMITLPSHQNQISICQN